A region of Pleionea litopenaei DNA encodes the following proteins:
- the modA gene encoding molybdate ABC transporter substrate-binding protein, translating into MQNNHRFKKIKYVIFCALLWSFQAFAKPTLKAKLRVAVATNFYSTLNELVQMDKQDFNFEVELIPGASGRLMAQIERNAPFDVFLSADAEKPFYLVSKDKLIEQSVIEYTRGSLMLVLTEKTALSFSEPDVVNEGNNSGLNSDDDSYGDSYGDSDGHSYNLDYSADLTALTEYLGACRRITIAQPTLAPYGKAALEVLKRADIQHEKERLIFAENVAQSLHFIIYGKVDCGIVARSFAPIRQIGRYIKIAIPSSLHSPIEQFGGIVADSKNIPLAKIFLDYLQKPETQEKLMARGYLSVGVFDDQ; encoded by the coding sequence ATGCAGAATAATCATCGCTTTAAAAAAATAAAGTATGTGATATTTTGCGCTCTATTATGGTCTTTTCAAGCGTTTGCTAAGCCGACTCTAAAGGCTAAGCTTCGCGTCGCTGTCGCTACGAATTTCTATTCTACTTTAAATGAACTCGTTCAGATGGATAAACAAGACTTCAACTTTGAGGTTGAACTAATTCCAGGTGCATCAGGACGACTCATGGCACAGATTGAGAGAAATGCGCCTTTTGATGTTTTTCTTTCTGCTGATGCAGAAAAGCCCTTTTATCTAGTTAGTAAAGACAAGTTAATTGAACAGTCAGTAATAGAATATACTCGTGGCTCTTTAATGTTAGTGTTAACAGAAAAGACAGCACTGTCTTTCTCTGAACCCGATGTCGTCAATGAAGGGAATAATTCAGGACTTAATAGTGACGATGATAGTTACGGTGATAGTTACGGTGACAGTGACGGACATAGTTACAACCTTGATTACTCCGCCGATTTGACGGCGCTTACGGAGTATCTAGGAGCATGCCGCCGAATCACGATTGCGCAGCCCACATTAGCACCCTATGGAAAAGCAGCATTAGAAGTCTTGAAGCGAGCAGATATACAACACGAAAAAGAGCGTTTGATTTTTGCAGAGAATGTTGCTCAATCACTGCACTTTATTATTTACGGAAAAGTTGATTGTGGCATTGTTGCGCGATCTTTTGCGCCGATACGCCAAATTGGTCGTTATATTAAAATAGCGATTCCTAGCTCTTTGCACTCTCCAATCGAACAATTTGGAGGCATCGTCGCTGATTCAAAAAATATTCCGTTGGCCAAAATATTTCTTGATTATCTGCAAAAGCCTGAGACACAAGAAAAACTGATGGCACGAGGTTATTTATCAGTAGGTGTTTTCGATGATCAATGA
- a CDS encoding DUF3081 family protein, which produces MKNELNVHQVLKVFQKIIAHGTERQGVHHLDGVTADSGFDGYTVTLSDQDVTLTLQFHNSYHLSSKNQIAEQAFFEKITQIDRKSYA; this is translated from the coding sequence ATGAAAAACGAACTTAATGTCCACCAAGTCTTAAAGGTGTTTCAAAAAATAATCGCCCATGGTACTGAGCGACAAGGGGTTCACCATCTCGACGGCGTTACTGCTGATTCTGGCTTTGACGGTTATACGGTGACTTTATCTGACCAAGATGTGACTCTGACGCTTCAGTTCCATAATAGCTACCATCTCTCAAGTAAGAACCAAATTGCCGAGCAGGCTTTTTTTGAGAAGATAACGCAGATCGACCGTAAGAGCTATGCTTAA
- a CDS encoding ATP-binding cassette domain-containing protein — MSDLMVDISVRRKSFELSLNTELSENKITVVFGPSGSGKSSLLNAIAGTEPCTGTIKTANLNWQSDKHHLSANKRELGYLPQGAELFHHLSVLENIDYGRVRRQFYSEQERDWVVEQLGLKDFVERNVSSLSGGQKQRVAIARAILATKGWLLLDEPLVGLDAINQRKILLALKSIKTAFNLSIIYITHSITELLTIADSVVLLDQGQCIGHAAIEKVVSEYGNVIFDDALPATVFDITVTELMSDFHLAKVEFKELQLIIPDNDYRLAEQYRCVLKANQISISVAQPKQSSTLNVLQGKVLGINASFHPGVSIVDISVSGITLSAAVTNLSVRNLELAPGLKVWCQIKTAALL; from the coding sequence ATGAGCGATTTAATGGTAGATATTTCGGTTCGCCGAAAATCCTTTGAATTAAGTCTAAATACTGAACTGTCAGAGAATAAAATTACCGTTGTGTTTGGGCCTTCGGGTAGCGGAAAGTCTAGTCTATTAAATGCAATTGCGGGAACAGAACCCTGCACGGGGACTATTAAAACCGCTAATTTGAATTGGCAGTCAGATAAACATCATCTGTCGGCTAATAAAAGAGAACTCGGATACCTCCCTCAAGGAGCTGAGTTGTTCCATCACCTTAGTGTGCTAGAGAATATTGACTATGGTCGTGTCCGACGTCAATTTTACAGTGAGCAAGAAAGAGATTGGGTGGTCGAACAGCTGGGCCTAAAAGATTTCGTTGAACGGAATGTTTCAAGCTTATCCGGTGGTCAGAAGCAACGAGTTGCTATCGCCAGAGCGATATTGGCAACTAAAGGATGGCTGTTACTTGATGAACCGCTCGTTGGATTAGATGCTATTAATCAACGTAAAATATTGTTGGCTTTAAAGTCGATAAAAACTGCGTTTAACTTATCTATTATTTATATAACTCACTCTATAACGGAACTTCTAACGATTGCTGATTCTGTTGTTTTACTCGATCAGGGCCAGTGTATAGGCCATGCAGCAATTGAAAAAGTGGTAAGCGAGTACGGGAACGTTATTTTTGATGATGCGTTACCGGCGACTGTGTTTGATATTACGGTTACTGAACTTATGTCAGACTTTCATTTAGCTAAGGTGGAATTTAAAGAATTACAGCTCATCATACCCGATAATGATTACCGGTTAGCAGAACAGTATCGTTGCGTGCTTAAAGCCAATCAAATTAGTATTAGTGTTGCACAACCGAAGCAAAGCAGTACTTTAAATGTTTTGCAAGGCAAGGTGCTAGGCATTAATGCCTCGTTTCATCCCGGCGTCTCAATCGTTGATATATCTGTATCTGGAATAACACTGTCGGCTGCCGTCACCAACTTGTCAGTGCGCAACTTAGAACTGGCGCCTGGGCTTAAGGTGTGGTGCCAAATTAAGACAGCTGCGCTGTTGTAG
- a CDS encoding c-type cytochrome: MRVLSYAIAAVFVTAPLALPAAEAPAKEAVCKACHGEGGKKPLMGAYPKLAGQNKEYLVSSLKAYRDGQRQGGQSAVMTGQAKMLSDDDINALAEYYSKQ; the protein is encoded by the coding sequence ATGCGTGTTTTGAGTTATGCCATTGCGGCGGTGTTTGTTACAGCGCCATTAGCCCTACCGGCAGCGGAGGCACCTGCGAAAGAAGCGGTGTGTAAAGCCTGTCATGGTGAAGGTGGCAAAAAGCCTTTGATGGGAGCCTATCCTAAGTTGGCGGGACAAAATAAAGAGTATTTAGTCTCGTCTTTAAAAGCCTATCGTGATGGACAGAGACAAGGTGGACAGTCTGCTGTGATGACAGGGCAAGCAAAAATGTTGTCGGACGACGACATTAATGCACTTGCTGAATATTACTCTAAGCAGTAA
- a CDS encoding OPT family oligopeptide transporter yields MSKTAPILRTGPYPELSIHAVLVGYLLGAVIAVSIGYAALKLGFSIEGSELAAILGFGILRGVLRRNSIIENNVAQTVASAVNGASSGMMFSVPALFILGETNFDPILLVFGCIAGAFLGIAFIIPLRKQMIDYERLTYPGGVAVATILKSPGAGMRKAFLLISAAVVAGLVHAVSLSVGIENLNLGKFLGLPEYMNGIWYVSLLTVGVGFIAGKGGIAFIIGGFVCYWFLAPLLAGTDLMPVVDGTAVTDPEHLRKQLFRPVGIGMIIGGAVMGIVLALPLIVSAVRSMQDAAKSGTALSKDEMPIKLLYIAIIGAAVLLVFMAITSTEKMGIGRGITMALVGTLWIWIAGVILSECIGRTNWSPLSGMTLIAITILIFIASGLGRSESIVAAVMVGAAACVAMSQATDLMLDLKTGYLVGATPKMQQAGQFLGAWLGPILIMVLIFILHKAYGLGSDQLPAPQGQALASMVNGILGGDVPVEKYLAGAGLGALLSLSSGGLGITAGLGFYLPFNIVLTYSLGTVLRLVVNRYYGETWVETKGIPIAAGLIVGEALVGVGYAVIKIMSGLGD; encoded by the coding sequence ATGTCAAAGACAGCTCCCATATTACGAACAGGGCCTTACCCTGAGTTATCGATACATGCTGTTCTGGTGGGGTATCTTTTAGGCGCGGTCATCGCGGTGAGCATCGGGTATGCCGCTTTGAAGTTAGGGTTCTCTATTGAAGGATCAGAGTTGGCCGCCATTTTAGGATTTGGAATTTTACGGGGCGTTTTACGACGCAATAGCATCATCGAGAATAATGTTGCGCAAACGGTGGCAAGTGCGGTTAATGGCGCATCAAGCGGAATGATGTTTTCTGTCCCTGCGTTGTTTATTTTAGGTGAAACCAATTTTGATCCCATTTTACTAGTATTTGGCTGCATTGCTGGCGCATTTTTGGGGATCGCTTTTATTATTCCGTTACGCAAGCAAATGATCGATTATGAGCGTTTAACCTACCCTGGCGGTGTGGCCGTTGCGACTATTTTGAAGTCACCCGGTGCGGGCATGAGAAAAGCCTTTTTATTGATCAGTGCGGCGGTTGTTGCCGGGTTGGTGCACGCGGTCAGTTTAAGTGTTGGTATTGAAAACTTGAATCTCGGGAAATTCTTAGGCCTACCTGAGTATATGAACGGTATATGGTATGTGTCGTTGTTGACCGTTGGGGTTGGTTTTATTGCCGGTAAAGGTGGTATCGCCTTCATTATCGGGGGCTTTGTATGTTATTGGTTTTTAGCGCCATTGCTGGCAGGTACCGACTTGATGCCGGTCGTCGATGGCACCGCCGTAACCGATCCTGAGCACTTACGGAAACAGCTATTTCGACCGGTGGGTATCGGTATGATTATCGGTGGTGCGGTCATGGGGATTGTATTAGCTTTGCCGTTAATTGTGTCTGCAGTGCGTAGTATGCAAGACGCAGCAAAGAGCGGTACCGCCTTATCGAAAGATGAAATGCCGATCAAACTGCTCTACATCGCTATTATCGGCGCCGCCGTGCTCTTAGTTTTTATGGCGATCACTTCGACGGAGAAAATGGGCATCGGTCGTGGAATAACCATGGCATTGGTGGGAACCTTATGGATTTGGATCGCGGGCGTTATCTTATCTGAGTGTATTGGCCGAACGAATTGGTCTCCGCTGTCAGGAATGACGCTTATTGCCATAACGATATTGATTTTTATCGCCAGCGGTTTAGGACGTTCTGAGTCGATCGTAGCAGCCGTGATGGTGGGGGCTGCCGCTTGTGTTGCAATGTCGCAAGCGACCGATTTAATGCTCGATTTAAAGACCGGTTATCTGGTCGGCGCAACGCCGAAAATGCAACAGGCAGGTCAGTTTTTAGGAGCTTGGTTGGGTCCCATATTAATTATGGTGCTGATTTTCATATTGCATAAGGCTTATGGCTTGGGTTCTGATCAATTGCCAGCACCGCAAGGTCAAGCGCTAGCCAGCATGGTGAATGGTATTTTAGGCGGTGATGTCCCTGTTGAGAAATATTTAGCGGGAGCCGGCCTAGGGGCGCTGCTTAGCCTATCTTCTGGAGGGCTTGGAATTACCGCAGGGCTGGGGTTTTATCTACCCTTCAATATTGTTCTCACCTACAGCTTAGGTACCGTGTTGAGATTGGTGGTGAATCGTTACTACGGTGAGACATGGGTGGAAACCAAAGGTATTCCAATCGCTGCCGGTTTGATCGTAGGGGAAGCTCTAGTGGGCGTTGGTTACGCGGTTATTAAAATAATGTCTGGCCTAGGAGACTAA
- a CDS encoding substrate-binding periplasmic protein, translated as MFKNSKLTSLVIILYAVTALGSELPTKLTVLTNTWQPYINHSKEPLGQAALLVEMLAFQAEKEVEWQYFPFQFNYQQVANARSMIAFPYFKTAEREQKVLFSKPVFYATSRLYYNRQYFNEADIKNRWESLVLGRVKGYSYGENLDAKLDNAIVFTDEQSALFALFNNDIQILPMTQGVLTHTLEQSFPNRLELIRPVPGIEETSALHFIVAKNQQGQKIVQWLNSQIDKLLDSHSEPVKARESRSKGSINLAQLVAAEGYPVILGEEKNPQELAANNKDTQVYYTLVQGTRVAIVEWSEKMVKPSQNDRLYQNMIEQSKVVILNGPHIGRELWIRNLHIQLL; from the coding sequence ATGTTCAAAAATTCTAAACTCACTTCCTTAGTCATCATTCTTTATGCCGTCACTGCGTTAGGTTCAGAACTGCCAACCAAACTAACCGTTCTAACCAATACTTGGCAGCCGTACATTAACCACTCAAAAGAGCCTTTAGGACAAGCCGCGTTATTAGTTGAAATGTTGGCCTTTCAAGCAGAAAAAGAGGTTGAATGGCAATACTTTCCCTTTCAATTCAACTATCAACAAGTAGCAAACGCTCGCTCCATGATAGCTTTTCCCTATTTTAAAACCGCCGAACGCGAACAAAAGGTGCTGTTTTCGAAACCCGTGTTCTATGCAACCAGTCGACTGTATTACAACCGACAATACTTCAATGAAGCAGATATTAAAAATAGGTGGGAAAGTCTAGTACTCGGTCGAGTTAAAGGCTACAGCTACGGAGAAAACCTAGACGCCAAACTCGATAATGCCATCGTTTTTACTGATGAACAGTCAGCTCTATTTGCTCTATTTAATAACGACATTCAGATTTTGCCTATGACACAAGGTGTACTTACGCATACATTAGAACAATCCTTTCCAAATCGACTTGAACTAATTCGTCCCGTTCCTGGTATCGAAGAAACCTCAGCTCTACACTTCATCGTGGCAAAGAATCAGCAAGGCCAAAAAATCGTTCAGTGGTTAAACAGTCAAATCGACAAGCTTTTAGACAGCCATTCGGAGCCGGTAAAAGCGAGAGAGTCTCGCTCAAAAGGCAGCATTAATTTGGCACAGTTGGTCGCAGCAGAAGGTTATCCGGTGATTTTAGGCGAAGAGAAAAATCCCCAGGAGCTAGCAGCTAACAATAAAGACACTCAGGTATATTACACATTAGTACAAGGAACGCGTGTCGCGATCGTTGAATGGAGTGAAAAAATGGTAAAGCCTAGTCAAAATGATCGTTTGTATCAAAATATGATTGAGCAAAGCAAAGTGGTTATATTGAATGGCCCGCATATTGGTCGCGAGTTGTGGATTCGCAACCTTCATATACAGCTACTGTAG
- a CDS encoding putative bifunctional diguanylate cyclase/phosphodiesterase, whose amino-acid sequence MNYVTSRAQILTMATLVVAIAISVFLLQQVNRHNAQQRVSSELSFFAQQFQADMRQQLANTSSLATLISELPLTDSQDTNRELLDDLTRNPSVKGVALMAGNRIVSSVGDVKQSTLLALYRSMETGQSSVIGFEQTQSDVMIARGILLAKQDGVAKWLFISLPLNAFSDFNKKLSHFFGEGVPYALSFKGVEAAPARPEISAQLNQQWLDDDNYSIELTEPSYQLSVLIPKSSISSLQIFSLLEVVLGTIALFLIVLIIVALLFYFRYLSPFNALLKEIQNTRFGEPINLKKRKGKGVVDRLINTYIDMLRKLNKMAAFDHLTGLSNRTHFQYQLHRQLKVSARHGKKMALLYIDLDNFKKVNDHYGHAVGDKLLKAFSERLLKSTRPSDLVANLTKGELARLAGDEFALLLTNIESNAVAEKVAERILSLFESGFLLDGVNHNVQASIGIVITPDDGNDVATLLQNADAAMYQAKLKGKNRLQFFNRDIAGGIQRKQFIERTLTKAIEHSHFHLVYMPIYSAVSREVVGVEVLIRAPTLTAKGIGPEEFIPVAESTGLIKAIDTWVLNESLSRLNYVSDRYGFDGFFAINISAVELHNKEFPGTVRSMLMKHQVVPERIELEITETSFVDNIEGSIRQLNHLKSLGVSLSLDDFGTGYTAFTQLIEFPVDKVKIDRSFIQGLSNSSTDKRRMVDIVLALADLYQLEVIAEGVENEAQIGYLKDRGCEMLQGFYLSKPLSWNDFQKLIEHAE is encoded by the coding sequence ATGAATTACGTGACCTCTCGAGCACAGATTCTGACGATGGCGACACTTGTTGTCGCCATCGCCATTTCTGTTTTCTTGTTGCAACAAGTTAATCGACACAATGCGCAACAAAGAGTCAGCTCAGAATTATCGTTTTTTGCACAGCAGTTTCAAGCCGATATGCGTCAGCAGCTGGCAAATACTTCATCTTTGGCCACCTTGATTTCAGAACTGCCTCTCACTGACTCACAAGATACGAATCGAGAGCTATTAGATGATCTAACCCGAAATCCATCGGTGAAAGGCGTCGCCTTAATGGCCGGTAACCGAATTGTGAGTAGTGTTGGTGATGTAAAGCAATCAACGTTACTAGCCTTGTACCGGTCAATGGAAACAGGGCAATCTTCAGTGATAGGCTTTGAGCAAACGCAAAGTGATGTCATGATTGCGCGAGGTATTTTATTAGCGAAACAAGACGGCGTAGCAAAGTGGTTATTTATCAGTTTACCGCTAAACGCATTCAGTGATTTTAATAAAAAACTGAGCCACTTTTTTGGTGAAGGAGTGCCGTATGCATTGAGTTTTAAAGGGGTAGAGGCGGCACCGGCTAGACCAGAGATTTCTGCTCAACTCAATCAACAGTGGCTTGATGACGATAATTATTCCATTGAGTTGACTGAACCAAGCTACCAACTCTCTGTATTGATCCCAAAATCATCCATTTCATCACTTCAGATTTTCTCATTGTTAGAAGTCGTTCTCGGAACCATAGCTTTATTCTTAATTGTACTGATAATCGTTGCTTTACTTTTTTACTTTCGATATCTGAGTCCCTTCAATGCTTTACTCAAAGAAATTCAGAATACCCGCTTTGGCGAACCGATCAATTTGAAGAAGCGGAAAGGAAAGGGTGTCGTTGATAGGTTAATTAATACCTATATCGATATGCTAAGAAAGTTAAACAAAATGGCCGCGTTTGATCACCTCACTGGGTTGTCAAACAGAACACACTTCCAGTATCAGTTACATCGACAATTGAAAGTTTCTGCTCGACATGGCAAGAAAATGGCTCTGCTGTATATCGATTTAGATAACTTTAAAAAGGTTAATGACCATTATGGGCATGCCGTGGGCGACAAGTTACTTAAAGCTTTCAGCGAACGGCTTCTAAAATCGACTAGGCCAAGTGATTTAGTTGCAAATTTAACGAAAGGCGAGTTAGCACGACTGGCTGGCGACGAGTTTGCATTACTGCTCACTAACATAGAGTCTAATGCGGTTGCAGAAAAAGTCGCGGAACGAATTTTATCGCTGTTTGAAAGTGGCTTTTTACTTGATGGCGTCAATCATAATGTGCAGGCGAGTATTGGTATTGTTATAACACCTGATGATGGTAACGATGTCGCAACCTTGTTGCAAAATGCCGATGCCGCAATGTATCAGGCAAAGTTGAAAGGGAAAAATCGACTGCAATTCTTCAACAGAGATATTGCTGGTGGCATTCAGAGAAAGCAATTCATAGAACGCACCTTAACCAAAGCCATTGAACACTCACACTTTCATCTAGTTTATATGCCAATTTACAGCGCGGTCTCTCGCGAAGTTGTCGGTGTAGAAGTGCTAATTCGCGCACCGACATTAACGGCAAAAGGTATTGGACCAGAAGAATTTATTCCGGTTGCTGAATCGACCGGGCTAATCAAAGCGATTGATACATGGGTCTTAAATGAATCGCTGTCGCGATTAAATTACGTAAGTGATCGTTATGGGTTCGACGGCTTCTTTGCTATTAATATCTCAGCTGTTGAACTTCACAATAAAGAGTTTCCCGGTACGGTTCGAAGCATGCTGATGAAACATCAAGTTGTTCCCGAGCGAATTGAACTAGAAATCACTGAAACCAGCTTTGTCGATAATATAGAAGGCTCTATTCGACAACTAAACCACCTAAAATCCCTTGGTGTTTCCTTATCTTTAGATGACTTCGGTACCGGGTATACAGCCTTTACTCAGTTGATAGAATTTCCCGTCGATAAGGTGAAGATCGATCGCTCCTTTATACAAGGATTATCGAACTCCTCCACCGATAAAAGAAGAATGGTTGATATCGTTCTTGCACTGGCCGATCTTTATCAGCTTGAAGTGATAGCTGAAGGGGTCGAAAATGAAGCTCAAATTGGCTATCTCAAAGATCGTGGTTGTGAAATGCTGCAAGGCTTTTACCTGTCGAAACCGCTGAGTTGGAATGATTTTCAGAAGCTGATCGAGCATGCAGAATAA
- a CDS encoding putative bifunctional diguanylate cyclase/phosphodiesterase, with protein MHSNLTISRLLLVITSTLFVVLFIYSAYSSFQQQRQAQIELMQSMTQHIHNQVSQLLNQQKQHLSELQKKAASSNLLHEVPSEQVNILNLWSTSLRDLTSLSLVKQDTNFLRPEGISLDHYECSSPASQNASQWRLCSPKIPDNREYLWILPIDESDYLLLAVFEFEAINRIQQRFNLAPQKFIISNKKSVLEPNASSSAIDTVLVQPIQNAPWSIRGALSNNYAQKLILKNLMHLLPAWLLVMLVLIVTYQLQKRRSKQHIAVLKDLEFSKAHDELTGLTNRKTFEHQLDRYIKRQSFENKPIGILLLLNIDKFKLVNNNLGHQRGDALLQYTSMLLTDYLPNTSIISRLGNDEFAVLLPNVYHRESKHFSDALRQKIQNYPFNKIKIDHPITVSISVLHIDKTTTSVEQALAALHRSVNLAKQNGGNRVQLYQTSDDILQKHEKEMLVVNDLSIAIKQNRLTLYRQKLKPIAVDNKSELRYEVLVRMHDINGQLISPETFISAAEKYALITQLDRWVLRATFYAISHQEPSLSTRYGINISGLTLADVDFTDYVDSLFQQYKVAPSRINFEITETYAITHFEVALKFMKEMKERGCTFSLDDFGSGISSFNYLQRLPVDSLKIDGAFIRKITSDPLQRVFVETVQHLANEMKIKTIAEFVESQAIESYLAKIGVNYAQGDYVHKPEVWFNYNMKVTESIIAT; from the coding sequence TTGCACTCAAATCTAACCATTTCTCGATTACTTCTGGTTATTACCAGTACTTTATTTGTGGTTTTATTTATTTACAGTGCCTACTCTTCTTTTCAACAACAACGACAAGCCCAAATCGAATTAATGCAGTCGATGACTCAGCATATTCATAATCAAGTGAGTCAGTTATTAAATCAACAAAAGCAGCATCTCAGCGAGCTGCAGAAAAAAGCAGCATCATCAAATCTTTTACATGAAGTTCCTAGCGAGCAAGTAAACATTCTAAATTTATGGTCAACCTCCCTGAGAGACCTGACCTCACTGTCATTAGTCAAGCAAGACACTAACTTCCTGAGACCTGAGGGAATATCCCTCGATCACTATGAATGTTCGTCGCCTGCTAGTCAGAACGCTTCGCAATGGCGCTTATGCAGCCCTAAAATACCAGACAATCGAGAATATCTCTGGATACTTCCGATCGACGAATCAGATTATCTACTTTTAGCCGTCTTCGAGTTTGAAGCAATCAACCGGATACAACAGCGATTTAACTTAGCCCCACAGAAATTTATTATCAGTAATAAAAAAAGTGTACTCGAACCTAACGCTAGCTCTAGTGCTATCGACACAGTTCTTGTACAGCCCATTCAAAATGCTCCGTGGAGTATTCGCGGAGCATTATCAAATAACTACGCACAAAAACTGATTCTAAAAAACCTTATGCACCTGCTACCGGCTTGGCTATTAGTGATGTTAGTTTTAATCGTTACTTACCAGTTACAAAAGCGTCGTTCTAAACAACATATTGCGGTGCTCAAAGATTTAGAATTCTCAAAAGCTCATGACGAACTCACCGGCCTAACAAACAGAAAAACCTTTGAACATCAGCTCGACCGCTATATCAAGCGACAATCATTCGAGAATAAGCCCATCGGTATTTTGCTACTGCTAAATATTGATAAGTTTAAACTGGTCAATAATAATTTAGGGCACCAACGAGGCGACGCTTTACTGCAGTACACGTCCATGTTACTAACTGACTATTTGCCGAACACGTCGATCATAAGTCGACTAGGTAATGATGAGTTCGCTGTTCTTCTACCCAATGTATACCATCGCGAATCAAAGCACTTTTCAGATGCATTAAGACAAAAAATTCAAAACTACCCATTTAATAAAATTAAGATAGATCACCCTATTACGGTCAGTATTTCAGTACTGCATATTGATAAAACCACCACCAGCGTTGAACAAGCCCTTGCAGCGCTTCATCGTTCGGTAAATCTTGCCAAACAAAACGGTGGGAATCGTGTTCAACTCTATCAAACAAGCGACGATATTCTTCAAAAACACGAAAAAGAAATGCTCGTGGTCAATGACTTATCCATTGCTATAAAGCAAAATCGACTGACCTTATATCGCCAAAAACTTAAACCCATTGCGGTCGATAACAAAAGTGAATTGCGCTACGAAGTGCTGGTAAGAATGCATGATATTAATGGTCAATTAATTTCCCCTGAAACATTTATAAGCGCAGCAGAAAAATATGCGCTCATTACTCAGCTTGATCGCTGGGTTTTACGAGCAACATTTTATGCGATTAGCCACCAAGAACCCTCGTTAAGCACTCGTTATGGCATCAATATCTCGGGCCTAACACTTGCCGATGTCGATTTTACAGACTATGTCGACTCTTTATTTCAACAATACAAGGTTGCTCCATCCCGCATAAACTTTGAGATCACCGAAACCTATGCAATCACACATTTTGAAGTCGCTTTAAAATTTATGAAAGAAATGAAAGAGCGAGGATGTACATTTTCGTTGGATGATTTTGGTAGCGGAATTTCTTCTTTTAATTATCTTCAGCGCTTACCGGTCGATAGCCTAAAGATCGATGGCGCATTCATTAGAAAGATAACAAGCGATCCTTTGCAACGAGTTTTTGTTGAGACCGTGCAACACCTTGCCAATGAAATGAAAATTAAAACCATTGCTGAATTTGTTGAAAGCCAAGCGATTGAATCTTATTTAGCAAAAATTGGCGTTAACTATGCTCAAGGTGATTATGTACACAAGCCCGAAGTTTGGTTTAACTACAATATGAAAGTCACTGAAAGCATAATAGCGACATGA
- the modB gene encoding molybdate ABC transporter permease subunit, with translation MINDSDWQAIYLTLKLATFSSIILMIISLPLAYWLAFGRSKLKPIVSALVALPLVLPPSVLGFYLLLLMSGDHAVSKSLAVLGIYPFSFSGLILGSVVFSLPFVVQPLLASFLSISNSTLAVAATLGASRCDRFCSIILPQSKAGIVAAMILGFAHTIGEFGVVLMIGGNIPGETKVLSVQVYELVETLNYSRAGYLAGGLLIFSFVILWLTYRSFKVDNFVVMKQRESDR, from the coding sequence ATGATCAATGATAGTGATTGGCAGGCAATTTATTTAACTTTAAAATTAGCAACCTTCTCTTCGATTATTTTGATGATCATCAGTTTACCTCTGGCTTATTGGTTAGCCTTTGGAAGAAGTAAGTTAAAGCCAATCGTCTCTGCTTTAGTCGCACTTCCGCTAGTGTTACCGCCTAGCGTACTGGGCTTTTATTTGTTATTGCTCATGAGCGGCGACCATGCCGTTAGCAAAAGTCTGGCAGTATTAGGTATCTATCCTTTCTCATTCAGTGGATTGATATTAGGCTCGGTGGTGTTTTCACTTCCCTTTGTTGTACAACCGCTTCTGGCTTCTTTTTTAAGTATTTCTAACAGCACTTTAGCCGTTGCTGCAACACTTGGCGCAAGTCGCTGTGATCGTTTTTGTTCAATTATACTTCCTCAATCTAAAGCGGGTATCGTCGCTGCCATGATTTTAGGATTTGCACATACCATCGGAGAGTTTGGAGTGGTATTAATGATTGGTGGAAATATACCGGGAGAAACTAAAGTTTTATCGGTTCAAGTATATGAATTGGTAGAGACATTAAACTATTCAAGAGCGGGTTATCTAGCCGGAGGTTTACTGATATTTTCGTTTGTAATTTTATGGCTTACTTATCGTTCGTTTAAGGTTGATAATTTCGTTGTTATGAAGCAGCGAGAGAGCGATCGATGA